The following are encoded in a window of Kitasatospora fiedleri genomic DNA:
- the truB gene encoding tRNA pseudouridine(55) synthase TruB, producing the protein MKRKGTGPDGLVIVDKPEGITSHGVVAKLRWLAGTRKVGHAGTLDPMATGVLVIGVERATRLLGHLMLTAKTYEATVRLGQTTITDDREGEVTASVAADGVTRAAVDAEVAKLTGEIMQVPSKVSAIKIDGKRSYARVREGEDFELAARPTTVHAFTVHEARTAVAEDGTPVLDLDVTVECSSGTYIRALARDLGAALGVGGHLTALRRTRVGPYAVESARTLEQLEEKLEVLPIAEAAAAAFPRWDVDAEQARLLSNGVRLDAPGLGTAGPVAVFDPDGRFLALIEESGGKAKPVAVFVG; encoded by the coding sequence ATGAAGCGTAAAGGCACGGGCCCCGACGGGCTGGTGATCGTCGACAAGCCGGAGGGCATCACCTCGCACGGCGTGGTCGCCAAGCTGCGGTGGCTGGCCGGGACCCGCAAGGTCGGGCACGCGGGCACCCTCGACCCGATGGCCACCGGCGTGCTGGTGATCGGCGTGGAGCGGGCCACCCGGCTGCTCGGGCACCTGATGCTCACCGCCAAGACCTACGAGGCGACGGTCCGGCTCGGGCAGACCACGATCACCGACGACCGGGAGGGCGAGGTCACCGCGTCCGTCGCGGCGGACGGCGTCACCCGCGCGGCGGTCGACGCCGAGGTCGCGAAGCTCACCGGCGAGATCATGCAGGTGCCGTCCAAGGTCAGCGCGATCAAGATCGACGGGAAGCGCTCGTACGCCCGGGTCCGCGAGGGCGAGGACTTCGAGCTCGCCGCCCGCCCCACCACGGTGCACGCCTTCACGGTGCACGAGGCGCGCACCGCCGTCGCCGAGGACGGCACGCCGGTGCTCGACCTCGACGTCACGGTCGAGTGCTCCTCCGGGACGTACATCCGGGCGCTGGCCCGGGACCTGGGCGCGGCGCTCGGCGTCGGCGGGCACCTGACCGCGCTGCGGCGCACCAGGGTCGGGCCGTACGCGGTCGAGTCGGCGCGCACCCTGGAGCAGCTGGAGGAGAAGCTGGAGGTGCTGCCGATCGCCGAGGCCGCGGCCGCCGCCTTCCCGCGCTGGGACGTGGACGCCGAGCAGGCCCGGCTGCTCTCCAACGGCGTGCGGCTGGACGCCCCCGGGCTGGGCACGGCCGGGCCGGTCGCGGTCTTCGACCCGGACGGGCGGTTCCTGGCGCTGATCGAGGAGAGCGGC